The Candidatus Cloacimonadota bacterium DNA segment GTTGATGGGATCACACATTCAGATAAAATGGGTTATGACGAAATTAGAACTGAAAAATTGAAAAAGTTAGGTATTAAGGTTATTCGTTATTCAAATATTCAAACAAAAAAACAACTTCACGATATTAGACTTGACTTGTTAGAAAAAATTACTATTCGAGAAACAGAACTTGGAATAAGCTCCCCTTTGGAAGGGGAGAAGACTCGAAGAATTTCGAGTCAGAGGGGTTTGAATTAATGGCAAAGTTGAAATTCTTCAAACCCCCTTTGATTCCCCCTTACAAAGGGGGACTTAAAAGATTTTTGTTGTCGAAATTAGTTAATTTAAACTCCCCTTGGGAAGGGGAGACAGGAAACGCAGTTCCCAGAGGGGTTAAAATGAAAAAAATATTATGTATTTTAATTTTACTTTCATGCTTTTATCTAAATTCCAAAACCTGGATTCGGGAATACACTTACCAGGCAAGTGAAGCTGACAGTAAAATTACTTCTCGAGCAATTGCTTTGGAACAGGTAAAACGACTTCTTCTGCAGGAAATTGGCATGTATATGCACTCAACTGTTTTAAGTGGAGAAATTGAAGCGAGTGGTAAGGTAAAAGATCTAACAGCAAAACAAATTGAAATAATTTCTGCAGGTATTACCGAAACAAAAATTATTGAAGAAAACTGGAATGGTGTAACTTATTATATGAAAGCTGAGATTACAGCTGATGAAAACGATGTTGTAAATAGACTTGATACAATAATCGAAGATAATGAAAAATCAATGCAACTTGAAAAATCGCATAGAAGAACTGAAAAAGCACTTGCAGAAATTGATAGTTTGAAAATTAAATTAGCTAAGACAAGAAATGAGAATCAAAAATTAAAGTTACAAAAAAAATATAATCAAAGCAGTAATGAATTAAGTGCTGAAGATTGGTTTCAGAAAGGAGTAATAGAAGTTCATAATGGTTATTACGAAAAAGGGATAGAATATTTTAACAAATCAGCTGAATTGCATGCAAGACCGGAAACGCTTTATAACATTGGACTTGCCTATGGTAAACTTGGGAATTATAATAAAGAAATTGAGTATTATATTAAAACAAATAATGTTTTTCCAATATTCAATTCGTATTATAATTTAGGTGTGGCTTATTTCGATATTGGGAAATATGATGACGCTATTGAATGTTATAAAAATGCAATTGAATTTGCTCCAAATAATCCTGATGTATATTTTAATCTAGGAAATGTCTATTTAGAAATTCACAAAGAAATGAATGCAATAATTAATTTCAAAAAAACAATTGAATTAAATCCTTATGATGAAGTTGCTTATTACAATATGGGTAATGCCTATAGTAATTTGGGTAATTATGATGATGCAATAATAAACTATGAAAATGCAATTGAATTAAATCCTTATTATGTAGAAGCATACAATAATATGGGTTTTTCTTATGTACAAAAAGGGAATTTTGAAAAATCTATTAAGTATGCTCAAATAGCAGCAAGATTGGGTTATAAACCTGCACAAGAATTATTATTGAAATTTGGTATTCAATGGTAGATAAAACAATTATGTAATTAGTAAAAGTAGAAAATTAAATAGAGGAATTATTATGGATTTTAAAAACATCAGTAAAATTATTTTTGAATTTGATACTGAAGATGAGCCAAAACTTAATAACAATGGAGAATTTACAATCAAATTACCCATTGTTGCAGATTTGCTAAAGATATCGGAAATCTATCCAGATATTCAAATCATCTTAATAAGTAAAAGAACATCAAAGATTTTTGAATTGGAGCATAGTACTCAAGGATTTAGGATTCATCCGAAATTATTTGATTCCTCGTATTTTAAATAATGCAAGTTTTAAATTTACTCTTTATCAGAAATAAATTGTAAGATGATGTCATGTTAAATCATAAGATTGACAAAGAATACAGTTCAATATTTGGTAGATTTGGGTATTCTATATGAGTATAGCATATTGTCCTTTATTTAATATAAGTATAGATAATGATGTGCTTAATGATTTTAACGAATTCATTATAAATACAAATCTTAAAATTTTAACAAAAGATTATAAACTTACTTCCAGTAAGTTAGTACAATCAAATTTATCTTTTAAAGAACAAGAAGAATTGCCGTACTATTGGTTATATGTCAAAGCTAACTGTGATTTCTATACAATAACAAATTATATTCATTTGTTTCAATTATCATTATTGATAGTTAAATCTACAACATTAAAAATATTTTATAAATTTAATACAGAGGATTTAAATAGATTCGAAGATATTTTTAAATTTATCGATGAAAAAGAATACAACGTTAATATTGAATTAGATGATACAGTATTAATTAAAAAATATTATCCAATAATTCTTGAAATATTTAATGAAAATAACCGATTAAGAAGTGCTCTTGTTTCAATGCTTAACGGATGTACAGCAATTCATTGGAGCGCATCATATGTTTTATTTATAACAACTTTTGAAACTATTCTTACTCATAAAAGTAATTGGGGGATTAAGAAAAAACTAGCCTGGGCATATTCCATACTTACTGAGAAAGATAATCAACAAAGAGAAATTGCATTTAGAGAGTTTCTTAAAATCTACAAAGTAAGATCAGAAATTTTGCATGGAGAATCTTTTAAAGATAAATATAATGATGGAAAACTAAATCTGAAGGAACTTGCTAAATGTAGAGATATGTTGAGAAAATTGTGGCAGATAATTTTAAATTCAGAAGAATTAATCGACGTTTTGTCAGGAAAAGATAATGTTAGAAAAGAATATTTTAAGAAAATTTCTGAAGGTTGGATGCCAAAAGATTTAAGCTCCCCTTTGGAAGGGGAGAAGACTCGAATAATTTCGAGTCAGAGGGGTTCAGAATAATGGCAAAGTTGAAATTCTTCAAACCCTTTTTGGAAGAGGAGAAAGGAAACGCAGTTTCCAGAGAGGTTTAAATACATTTAAAAAATAAAATAAGGGGAGAAGTCAAATGGGTGCAAGAGAACATTGGAGCAGTAGAAAAGCTTTTATTCTGGCAGCGATCGGTTCTGCCATTGGTTTGGGAAATATCTGGCGTTTTCCGTTCAAGTGTTATGAAAGCGGTGGTGGTGCGTTTCTAGTTGCGTATCTTATCGCCATGCTTTCGGCTGGAATTCCGCTGATGATATTGGAATTGAGTATTGGTCATAAATACAAAATGGCTGCACCATTGTCGCTCCGTAAAGTTGGCAAGAAATACGAATGGATCGGCTGGTGGGCTGTTTTTGTTGGATTCATGATAACGACATATTACGCAGTTGTAATGGCCTGGGGTTTGAATTATTCGATCTTCTCTGTAACTCAGAATTGGGGACAGGATACAAGCGGATTTTTCTACAATCATTTCCTTGGTTTAACCAGTGGACCATTTGAATTCGGAAATATTCAATTTCCAATAATGATCGCTTTGGTCGTTAGCTGGATACTGATAGTTGCCGCGATCTGGAAAGGTGCGAAAACGGTTTCCAAGGTCGTTTATTTCACGGTTTTTTTACCTTGGCTTCTATTGATAGTTTTTGTAGTAAGAGGAGTTACGCTTCCTGGGGCAATGGAAGGATTGATCTTTTATCTACAGCCGCATTTTGAGAAGTTATTGGATCCTAGTATCTGGATTGCAGCATATGGGCAGGTTTTCTTTTCGCTTTCTATAGGATTCGGTATAATGATAGCTTATGCCAGTTTTTTACCAAAACATTCAGGAATTATCAATAGTGCGCTAATCATCGCTCTGAGTGATGGAGCAACTGCCTTCATTGGAGGTTTTGCAGTGTTTGGAACGCTGGGATATTACGCCGGAATCGAAGGTGTAGCTGTGGAAACCGTTCTGAAAGGAGGTCCTGGGCTTGCTTTCGTAACTTATCCTGCAATAATCAACATGCTGCCCCTTTCTAAAATATTTGGAATTCTCTTCTTCTTAATGTTGTTGACATTAGCAATTGATTCAGCTTTTTCCTTGGTCGAAGCTGTTGCATCGTCTTTGCGGGACAAATTCGGTTGGGGTTATAAAAAATCTAATATTCTGGTAGCAGTTGTTGCTTTTTTCATAGGGATATTATTTACTACCGGAGCAGGTCTTTACTGGCTGGATATCGTAGATAAATGGTTGGAAGTTTTCGGACTTTCTGCTGTAGTTCTGGTAGAATGTGTTGTTCTGGGATGGTTTTACAAATTAGAAAGGCTTCGGGGTTATGCCAATAAATATTCCGAAGTTAAAGTAGGAAAATGGTGGAACTATCTGCTGCGATATTTTGTACCGATAGCTGTAGCAGCTCTCATAATCTCAGAAGCTGTTTCGTTCCTGACAAATGGTTATGAAGGTTATCCCGGAAAAGCCCTGATTTTTGGCTGGATAGTTGTTGTGGTAGTTCCAATATCAGCAGTACTTATTTCTTTACATAACCGAAACAAGGATGTTCATCCTGATAAAACATTCATTCCCAAAGAAAGTTTTACCGATAAAATTGGTTTCAAACGTCTTTACACCTATTTCAAAGCTTTATTGTTGCTTGGAATTATTCTTATTGCGATTATTATAATAGGTCAATCGAGTGCATTTTTTGCCAGCTTGATAACACCAAGTATTGCGCTTTATGTTTTTCTTGCTTTAATTGGAGGAGCAATATATTTCACTACAATTTCCATTAAAGAAGAAAAGCGTAGGATGGTGTGGACCGATGAAAATTTTGTGGAAGATGAAGAACTAAATAAGGAAGATTAATTGAAAAAAAGTATTCTCATCCTATTTGTGCTGCTGCCTGTATTACTTTGGCCGCAATACAATGAAAAAAACATCCTGATAAAACAGGCAAATCGCTATCTGGTGCAAAGGCATTACGAGAGAGCAAATCAAATCTATGAGCAGATCCTCACAGATTTTCCTGTGGATGCCGGAGTAGTGGACATGTATGTTTCCAATCTGATAAGAACTTCCAAAATAGATAAAGCAGAAGAGCAGCTGAATAAATATGCACAGCAAATTACAGATCTCATCAGGATAAAACTTCGAACATCGATCTTGATAAGTCAGGGAAAATTGGATAAAGCAGAAGAATTGTGTTTGGATTTTCTGGCGCAAAATGCTGGCAGCATAAATTCTTATCGCACACTATCAAGTATTTTCGAGCAGTTCCGGCAGTATGAAATTGCCGTGAATATTCTGTTGCAGGCCAGAAAAGTTACCAAAGACGATCATCTTTACTCACGGGAAATGGCTCTGGATTATCAGAATCTAAAGGAATATGAAAAATCTGTTGAAGAGTTCTTCAAGCTTGTCAGTCGTCAGAAAGGTTATACCAATTATGCTCTCAGCAGGTTAAAGCAAATGCTGCAAGATGATGACTCGCTGATCTCCAAATTAGAAAAGGAAAGCAGCAAATACGAAGACGAAAATATCATTCAGATCGTTGCTCAATGTTATGCCGAGATCAAAGATTATGATAATGCACTTCTCAAATATGAGAAACTTGCACCAAATATTTTGAATAATTTTGCTATCAGTATGAAATCTATGGGAAATCTGGAAGTTGCCAAACGAGCTTTTGTCCGATATGTGGAGCGTGAACACGATGTGGCAAAACAGGCAACGGCAAATATGCAGATCGCTGATATTCTGATTACTTTGGGAGACTTGGAAACTGCAGAAAAAAGACTTCTGAAGATCTATAACGATAAAAATCTGCAAGGTTCACATTACAGATTTCGAACCAAAGCGAACAGTGATGCCAGACTGCTTCTATCTGAAATTGCCATTATACGAAACGATGATTCGAATAAAATCGTTAATTTTCTGGAAGATGCCAAGAAATATTCCTACAATCTTTCCCAGAAAAATGATATTGAATATAAGATCATCGAATATCTGATGCTGATCGGAAATTTTGAAGACAGCAAATATAGATTGCAAGCTTTGCTTTCACAGCAGGAAAGTGGAACAGATTCCTACAAAATGGGATTTTATTATTCTTATCTGCTTGCTTTGATGCAGAACGATCCCGCATCGGATAGTTTGTTGGGAGAGATCCTGATCAATCTTCCAGAAAAAGAGCAGGCAAATGATGCTTTGAATCTTTTCGTTGTGTCTTCACTTCTTAAGCCGGAACAAAAAAGCAGTTTCTTTGCCGCTTATCGCCAGATGCAGCTTCACAAAATAGAAGCAGCTGTTGATTCTTTGCTGCTGATCTTCCAGGAAACAAATAATGAGGAAATGCTTTTACTGGCAGGAGAATGGGCAGAACTTGGTAATTTGACAGATGATGCGAATTATGTATTTTCGCAGGAATTCAAAAATCCCATTTTACAGAATTATGCCAGGTTAAAATTGGCAGAACTACATGATGATAAAGAACTTTGCCGAACATTTCTGCAAAATAATCCGCAATCAATTTTCAGCCCGGGATTCAGGAAAATATTAGAGAATTAGAATAAAGGGGTAACTAGGAGGACTAATGCGTGGTTTTTACTGGTATCTAATTACTTTTGTCACCATCATGCTTTTCTTCAGGTTTTTTGGTTTTATCATGGCTTATGCTATCCGCTTCTGGTTCGTTGTTATTCCTGTAGTATTGATCCTATACTATTATTTCAGAAAGCAGAAAGCTGATAACACCTTCAAAAGAAATACCGGACTCGATCCTGATAAAGAAGTAAAACTGAAAGAAGAACCGAAAGTAGAAGAAGAGGAATAATTTGTGAGAGATCCTTTCAAGGAACTTTCCAAACATAACCAATCTCTCCTCAATAGCTTCCTCTATTATATAAAGGTAGAAAAAGGCCTTTCGGAAAACAGTGTGGAAAGCTATCATCGAGATGTTCAGGATTGTCTTTTCTATCTGGATAAGAAAGTTGAAGATATCAAAGCAAACGATGTGATAGATTTCTTTGTAAATCTTCAGGAAATGGGATTGTCATCGTCCAGTATTGCCAGAAAACGCAGTGCGATCAAGGTCTTTTTCGATTACCTGAGCCAGGAAGAATTTGATACCAAAATGAACTTCAACGAAGTTCCAACCATAAAATACACACAAAAACTTCCCGATGTACTTTCCCAGAAAGAAATGTTGAAGCTTTTGGACAGCATTCCCACCGAAGATGCTTTGGG contains these protein-coding regions:
- a CDS encoding endonuclease domain-containing protein — its product is MNKPERIVWYELLRNKKMKGYKFLRQKPIENYILDFYCNELKLCVEVDGITHSDKMGYDEIRTEKLKKLGIKVIRYSNIQTKKQLHDIRLDLLEKITIRETELGISSPLEGEKTRRISSQRGLN
- a CDS encoding tetratricopeptide repeat protein, whose translation is MAKLKFFKPPLIPPYKGGLKRFLLSKLVNLNSPWEGETGNAVPRGVKMKKILCILILLSCFYLNSKTWIREYTYQASEADSKITSRAIALEQVKRLLLQEIGMYMHSTVLSGEIEASGKVKDLTAKQIEIISAGITETKIIEENWNGVTYYMKAEITADENDVVNRLDTIIEDNEKSMQLEKSHRRTEKALAEIDSLKIKLAKTRNENQKLKLQKKYNQSSNELSAEDWFQKGVIEVHNGYYEKGIEYFNKSAELHARPETLYNIGLAYGKLGNYNKEIEYYIKTNNVFPIFNSYYNLGVAYFDIGKYDDAIECYKNAIEFAPNNPDVYFNLGNVYLEIHKEMNAIINFKKTIELNPYDEVAYYNMGNAYSNLGNYDDAIINYENAIELNPYYVEAYNNMGFSYVQKGNFEKSIKYAQIAARLGYKPAQELLLKFGIQW
- a CDS encoding sodium-dependent transporter; the protein is MGAREHWSSRKAFILAAIGSAIGLGNIWRFPFKCYESGGGAFLVAYLIAMLSAGIPLMILELSIGHKYKMAAPLSLRKVGKKYEWIGWWAVFVGFMITTYYAVVMAWGLNYSIFSVTQNWGQDTSGFFYNHFLGLTSGPFEFGNIQFPIMIALVVSWILIVAAIWKGAKTVSKVVYFTVFLPWLLLIVFVVRGVTLPGAMEGLIFYLQPHFEKLLDPSIWIAAYGQVFFSLSIGFGIMIAYASFLPKHSGIINSALIIALSDGATAFIGGFAVFGTLGYYAGIEGVAVETVLKGGPGLAFVTYPAIINMLPLSKIFGILFFLMLLTLAIDSAFSLVEAVASSLRDKFGWGYKKSNILVAVVAFFIGILFTTGAGLYWLDIVDKWLEVFGLSAVVLVECVVLGWFYKLERLRGYANKYSEVKVGKWWNYLLRYFVPIAVAALIISEAVSFLTNGYEGYPGKALIFGWIVVVVVPISAVLISLHNRNKDVHPDKTFIPKESFTDKIGFKRLYTYFKALLLLGIILIAIIIIGQSSAFFASLITPSIALYVFLALIGGAIYFTTISIKEEKRRMVWTDENFVEDEELNKED